One genomic region from Chthonomonas calidirosea T49 encodes:
- a CDS encoding PqqD family protein has protein sequence MSLPLTQRIKYGVGRYLPFLKIGPPKPERKAVMTLRPCQNSVITWEKQEDGSVLLHVPINQNPGRLGAVMMKLLRPPKERKVELDEVGGFVWELCNGQHTIEMIVQKTAKQFKMNRREAEVSVTMFLQMLHERNFIGFYKLVRRGGTPTPKDVGMAEKPEAELTKHTAEGR, from the coding sequence TTGAGTTTACCGCTGACACAGCGCATAAAGTATGGTGTGGGGCGTTATCTGCCGTTTTTAAAGATAGGACCACCTAAGCCGGAGCGCAAGGCGGTGATGACGCTGCGTCCCTGTCAGAACAGCGTCATTACGTGGGAGAAGCAAGAGGATGGAAGTGTGTTGCTGCATGTTCCCATCAATCAAAACCCTGGTAGGTTAGGGGCTGTGATGATGAAACTTTTGCGCCCACCCAAAGAACGCAAGGTAGAGCTAGATGAAGTGGGCGGTTTTGTATGGGAGCTATGTAATGGCCAACACACGATTGAGATGATCGTGCAAAAGACGGCCAAACAGTTCAAAATGAACCGTCGCGAAGCTGAAGTTTCGGTAACGATGTTTTTACAGATGCTGCACGAGCGCAACTTTATCGGTTTCTATAAGCTTGTACGTCGTGGGGGCACCCCGACGCCGAAGGACGTAGGTATGGCAGAGAAGCCAGAAGCAGAACTCACGAAGCACACAGCGGAGGGAAGATGA
- a CDS encoding FtsX-like permease family protein yields MLELGVRNPSRYTVLRWIVTLSGLLFALSGNGTRSAHADTVPAYDQQAYHLFYSSVNPANLQQTVDTLASFGSRVAGYPGEKKAEDYVYHQFVSILGANNVHTDTFRVTIPYDPGAEDPAKGAYAQLVSKPGSPKLPMYPLWPNLVRTSTLPAGGLKAPLIYVGNGDLSNFNGKDVEGSVVMVDFNCGQKWLNAPRLGAKAVIFIAPDNTLRGEAEAKFIGIPIAIPRFYMRKHDAAVLLAACAAGRPPLVQLHCDMPWRMETVRNFTGILPGTDPKLRNQIIVVESFYDSTSIVPALAPGAESACSMASLLELMRAFKAHPPKRTMWFVATSAHFQALQGIREYLNQHMDAWMPPGIVQSALAQPNALKVRLWLGAFLVLFLVLLVLAWRNRPQTGPKVTPMLITNGISLLVMIGLNIGYYLAPHAPTLPNPPRIYLWAGLDMSSQSPSFGIFYKGWFYDYREDIQGRFSDIARVCRENADKVGQTMGFDSTQFFNDGVNPVNGKNWRNYIPGQPAFDSEVVTMAGGNGVTFATTNDSRALVDTPFDTPDHVNIANLATQQRLLECLMWHIVTDPNNISDVDAQRMPITDPSQWSRLALQGGFATLEGRVQIFDPHKSFIATSAKRLLGSLVVVRSNTKSFMGVRGNMIQMVQWTTPDKMADIPTDSEGNPLRYAPNGDALDAQGHPVPCQDFFAFHGVAPLTAYGYNRTVSLAAYHIDEASTVSDPNNPSVQIPNPDRGNIDFAPDMGPEGAEQVPLDVAITTATRSTPIIVFHCVPTAIYDLVDQQSLQALTGINIYDGATNGTPRMYGYAINPQSNGTATSYVEDVAVIFAQPGERLKITMTSGPGDIRLLLINSLYDPTDPFNEHGRSPAPEGIGYLVAGNPADQEGAGALPDSASPDMAEQGEEIARSGAIYDTALHVAEDMWKLDDFRMRRLARFRILDMKSMEGTPGLHNMAYKTLQEAKLARDKKDWEDFDALSREAWGLESRAYPDVQHTAMDVVEGVLFYLALLMPFAYFCERLFFGFFDLKRQLLTASAIFLLIFAIFRYIHPAFEITMNPVIVLLAFVMLALSAIVIAFVTGKFEEQLKQMSKSVSGVHRADIGRVSVAFAAFNLGVSNMRRRKTRTFLTCTTLVLLTFTVLSFTSVVQVMRFNKVRAPSDYGPRYNGIMIRTPMWDPLQEPAYRILADEYGKKYAVAPRAWFYGTSMGEQSFLTLQRADLSYDARALCGLSPQEAQIMRPQDALLKDANGNTVGRWFRPGDRYAIILPDGIAEALHISLKDVGTATVNFSGLQFRVIGILNSQKLKRYYDLDNEMLTPVDWIAMNKQSQSNSGGSAASQGFQEYIHLDPDMVFFIPYQTAIDLGAQLRSIAIDFNNPEQVIHQLEPLMRRLELNLYAGQVTDPNNPDPAKRGIIYRYSSIATTSSRGLELVVIPIIIAALIVLNTMLNSVYERIREIYIFSSIGLAPTHIGMLFIAEAMVYAILGSVAGYLLGQLTSILLVKTGWLPGLYLNFSSVSAVGTTLIVVGVVLLSTIYPARKAAEVATPAVDRSWKVPNPDGDHWVIPLPFAVTGDQATALNSFLSEWLQAYEEYSIGDFVTQGVQTEESPHVYGTQYSIRCMVWLAPFDLGVSQRITIETTPTETPDVFEIHLIIDRVSGDISNWKRVNRRFLNTLRKQFLIWRTLKQAERERYLQGNVMGAESEASQPA; encoded by the coding sequence ATGCTCGAACTCGGGGTAAGGAACCCGTCGCGATACACTGTTTTACGTTGGATTGTCACGCTTAGTGGTCTGCTCTTTGCGTTGAGCGGGAATGGCACAAGATCGGCTCATGCCGATACGGTGCCCGCCTACGATCAACAGGCATACCATCTGTTTTACTCTTCGGTGAACCCCGCCAATTTGCAGCAGACGGTGGATACGTTGGCGAGTTTTGGCTCGCGCGTGGCGGGCTATCCAGGAGAGAAAAAGGCAGAGGATTACGTTTACCACCAGTTTGTGAGCATTCTTGGAGCGAACAACGTTCACACAGATACCTTTCGCGTGACGATCCCCTACGATCCTGGGGCGGAAGATCCTGCAAAGGGCGCCTATGCTCAGCTTGTGTCAAAGCCTGGCTCTCCCAAGCTGCCGATGTACCCCCTTTGGCCTAATCTTGTGCGTACCTCCACGCTGCCTGCTGGAGGGCTAAAAGCGCCCCTTATCTATGTAGGGAATGGCGACCTGAGCAATTTTAACGGCAAGGATGTCGAAGGCTCCGTGGTGATGGTGGACTTTAACTGCGGGCAGAAGTGGCTTAACGCCCCGCGGTTGGGAGCAAAGGCCGTTATCTTTATCGCACCTGACAATACCTTGCGTGGTGAGGCTGAGGCCAAGTTCATCGGAATCCCCATCGCCATTCCCCGCTTCTACATGCGAAAGCACGATGCAGCCGTGCTGTTGGCTGCTTGTGCTGCTGGGCGGCCACCGTTGGTACAACTGCACTGTGATATGCCCTGGCGCATGGAGACGGTGCGTAATTTTACCGGCATTCTGCCTGGAACAGACCCCAAACTTCGCAACCAGATTATCGTTGTTGAGAGTTTTTACGACTCTACCTCCATCGTTCCGGCTTTGGCACCGGGGGCAGAAAGTGCCTGTAGCATGGCCTCTCTGCTAGAGTTGATGCGTGCCTTTAAGGCGCACCCACCCAAGAGAACAATGTGGTTTGTTGCTACCAGTGCCCATTTTCAGGCGCTTCAAGGCATCCGTGAATATCTGAACCAACATATGGATGCTTGGATGCCGCCAGGCATTGTGCAGTCGGCATTGGCGCAGCCAAACGCGTTAAAAGTGCGGCTTTGGTTAGGTGCTTTTCTGGTTCTGTTTCTTGTTTTATTGGTGCTAGCATGGCGAAACCGTCCGCAGACTGGACCGAAAGTCACGCCGATGCTCATCACAAACGGCATCTCCCTCCTGGTGATGATAGGCCTGAATATCGGTTACTACCTAGCGCCCCATGCGCCAACGTTGCCTAATCCGCCACGAATCTACCTGTGGGCAGGTCTCGATATGTCGAGCCAAAGCCCCTCTTTCGGCATCTTCTACAAGGGCTGGTTCTACGACTATCGGGAGGATATTCAGGGTCGCTTTAGCGACATTGCCCGCGTGTGTCGTGAAAATGCCGACAAAGTGGGGCAAACCATGGGATTCGACTCAACCCAGTTCTTCAACGACGGGGTAAACCCGGTGAATGGGAAGAACTGGCGCAACTATATTCCTGGTCAGCCGGCGTTCGATTCAGAAGTAGTAACGATGGCTGGGGGGAATGGGGTAACCTTTGCGACCACAAATGACAGTCGTGCTTTGGTGGATACTCCCTTCGATACGCCCGATCATGTGAATATCGCCAATTTGGCGACCCAGCAAAGGTTGCTGGAGTGTTTGATGTGGCATATTGTTACCGACCCTAACAACATCAGCGATGTAGATGCCCAGCGAATGCCGATAACCGATCCCTCTCAATGGTCTCGCCTAGCGCTCCAGGGCGGGTTTGCCACTCTTGAGGGACGTGTGCAGATATTTGACCCCCATAAGTCGTTTATTGCGACTTCAGCTAAGCGGCTTTTAGGCTCGCTGGTTGTCGTTCGAAGCAACACAAAGAGCTTTATGGGCGTGCGCGGCAACATGATTCAGATGGTGCAGTGGACGACGCCCGACAAGATGGCCGATATCCCTACCGATAGTGAGGGAAACCCGCTACGTTACGCGCCTAATGGCGATGCCCTGGATGCTCAAGGACATCCCGTGCCCTGTCAAGACTTCTTCGCCTTTCACGGAGTCGCGCCGCTTACAGCCTATGGTTATAACCGCACGGTGTCGCTTGCGGCCTATCATATTGATGAGGCGAGCACGGTTTCTGATCCGAACAATCCATCCGTGCAGATTCCCAACCCTGATCGTGGCAATATAGATTTTGCGCCGGATATGGGGCCGGAGGGAGCTGAGCAGGTGCCCCTGGATGTTGCTATTACAACGGCAACGCGTTCCACACCGATCATCGTTTTCCATTGTGTTCCGACGGCCATCTACGATTTGGTGGATCAGCAGTCTTTGCAGGCTTTAACGGGCATTAACATATACGATGGGGCTACGAACGGAACGCCGCGCATGTACGGTTATGCGATTAACCCACAGTCCAACGGAACGGCGACCTCTTACGTAGAGGATGTTGCCGTGATCTTTGCCCAGCCGGGAGAGCGTCTAAAGATTACGATGACCAGCGGACCTGGGGATATTCGTTTGTTGTTGATCAACTCTCTTTATGATCCCACAGACCCGTTCAATGAACACGGACGTTCGCCTGCACCGGAGGGAATAGGTTACTTGGTAGCGGGGAATCCTGCTGACCAAGAGGGGGCAGGGGCACTGCCTGATTCGGCTTCGCCGGATATGGCCGAGCAGGGGGAGGAGATCGCACGTTCCGGCGCCATTTACGATACAGCGCTTCATGTGGCGGAGGATATGTGGAAGTTGGATGACTTCCGTATGAGGCGCCTAGCCCGATTCCGCATTTTGGATATGAAGAGCATGGAGGGCACGCCGGGCCTGCACAATATGGCTTATAAAACGCTACAGGAGGCCAAGCTTGCCCGCGATAAGAAAGATTGGGAAGATTTCGATGCCCTTTCACGCGAGGCCTGGGGGTTAGAAAGCCGTGCCTATCCCGATGTACAGCACACGGCGATGGATGTGGTGGAGGGGGTACTTTTCTACTTGGCTCTCCTCATGCCGTTTGCCTATTTCTGTGAGCGGCTGTTCTTTGGCTTCTTCGATCTCAAGCGCCAACTGCTAACGGCATCCGCTATCTTCTTACTTATTTTCGCCATCTTCCGCTATATTCACCCGGCGTTTGAGATCACGATGAACCCTGTCATCGTGCTGCTTGCGTTTGTGATGCTAGCTCTATCAGCCATTGTCATTGCCTTCGTCACCGGCAAGTTTGAGGAACAGCTCAAGCAGATGAGCAAGAGCGTTAGTGGGGTGCATCGCGCCGATATTGGGCGTGTGTCAGTGGCTTTTGCAGCATTTAACCTTGGCGTCTCCAACATGCGGCGTCGAAAGACCCGCACGTTCCTTACCTGTACTACGCTCGTATTGCTCACTTTTACCGTGCTTTCGTTTACTTCGGTGGTGCAGGTGATGCGGTTTAACAAGGTGCGCGCCCCTAGCGACTACGGCCCGCGCTACAACGGCATTATGATCCGTACGCCTATGTGGGACCCTCTGCAGGAGCCAGCCTACCGTATTTTGGCGGATGAGTACGGGAAGAAGTACGCGGTCGCTCCGAGGGCTTGGTTCTACGGTACTTCAATGGGAGAACAGTCGTTCTTAACACTTCAGCGGGCCGATCTCTCCTACGATGCTCGTGCCCTATGCGGGTTATCGCCGCAAGAGGCTCAAATTATGCGGCCTCAAGATGCTCTCTTGAAAGATGCCAACGGTAACACTGTGGGACGATGGTTTAGGCCAGGCGATCGGTACGCTATCATCTTGCCAGACGGAATCGCTGAGGCGCTCCACATTAGCTTAAAAGATGTGGGCACGGCCACAGTAAACTTTAGCGGTCTCCAGTTCCGCGTTATCGGCATCCTCAATTCGCAGAAATTGAAGCGCTATTACGACCTCGATAACGAGATGCTGACCCCTGTAGATTGGATCGCGATGAACAAGCAGTCCCAGTCGAACAGCGGGGGCAGTGCTGCAAGCCAGGGGTTTCAGGAGTACATTCATCTTGACCCCGATATGGTGTTTTTCATACCCTATCAGACGGCTATCGATCTGGGCGCCCAGTTGCGCTCGATCGCCATAGATTTCAACAATCCCGAACAGGTGATTCATCAGCTGGAGCCGCTTATGCGTCGGCTTGAGCTGAACCTGTATGCCGGCCAAGTTACCGACCCGAACAATCCCGATCCTGCCAAGCGAGGAATTATCTATCGCTACTCTTCCATTGCAACCACCTCCTCACGCGGACTGGAGCTGGTGGTTATTCCCATCATCATTGCGGCTCTTATCGTGCTCAATACCATGTTAAACTCGGTCTATGAGCGCATTCGAGAGATCTATATCTTCTCCTCTATTGGGCTTGCCCCCACGCATATCGGCATGTTGTTCATTGCCGAGGCGATGGTCTACGCTATTCTCGGCTCGGTTGCCGGGTATCTTTTGGGGCAGTTAACGAGCATTCTCTTGGTGAAAACGGGATGGTTGCCAGGGCTCTATCTCAACTTTTCGAGTGTGAGCGCTGTGGGCACAACCCTTATTGTTGTAGGTGTGGTGCTGCTTTCCACTATCTATCCCGCCCGGAAGGCTGCTGAGGTGGCCACACCGGCAGTGGATCGCTCGTGGAAGGTGCCCAATCCCGATGGCGACCACTGGGTAATTCCATTGCCATTTGCAGTTACCGGCGATCAGGCCACCGCGCTCAACTCCTTCCTTAGCGAGTGGCTTCAAGCTTACGAGGAGTACAGTATCGGCGATTTCGTGACGCAGGGAGTGCAGACGGAAGAGAGCCCTCACGTGTACGGTACGCAGTACAGCATACGCTGTATGGTGTGGTTAGCACCGTTTGACTTGGGCGTCTCTCAACGTATCACCATTGAAACGACGCCTACGGAGACCCCCGATGTCTTTGAGATACATCTTATCATCGATCGAGTATCAGGTGACATATCGAACTGGAAACGGGTCAATAGGCGATTCCTGAACACCTTGCGCAAGCAGTTTCTTATTTGGCGTACCCTCAAGCAGGCTGAGCGCGAGCGCTATCTACAGGGAAATGTAATGGGGGCGGAGAGTGAGGCCTCCCAGCCAGCTTAA
- a CDS encoding rhomboid family intramembrane serine protease — MEVEPTSQVEASPTAKAERIARLEAMPWVTYTLLGVIIAVYIAMLIVGHGNVDRVALLFGDKEDDLIRQGQWWRLVTAIFLHGSWVHIGVNGLSLYWLGNQIERLYGRRRFFVLFIFSGICGNLLSFLKQPAPSLGASGALFGLIGAGIIFPIRYPKLISPKARKAILTQLIWITVLNLGLSLAPGIDLWAHVGGLIGGGFLALFLMPALLDPRPVNLWRERVLSLITAGTVLLCLLSGGLEWRVATKLSQRESLVTYVSSSNNPWWSFRVPKSWRPIALQQGSKTVLVSPQGEQLLVTERLGASPVQDFMALWPQQVQPQSGQVAGKPAWLAFLQSGSTYFDICVIQPYPTAFVRLVLVAPSAMASKAHADFLRILKTVEFHHQP, encoded by the coding sequence TTGGAAGTTGAGCCAACATCTCAAGTAGAAGCATCTCCGACGGCTAAAGCGGAGCGTATAGCCCGTTTAGAGGCCATGCCGTGGGTAACCTACACACTTCTAGGGGTTATTATTGCTGTTTATATTGCTATGTTGATCGTAGGGCATGGCAATGTAGATCGTGTGGCGCTTCTTTTTGGAGATAAAGAGGACGATCTCATTCGCCAAGGGCAGTGGTGGCGGTTGGTGACAGCTATCTTTTTGCATGGCAGTTGGGTTCATATCGGGGTAAATGGTCTCTCCCTCTATTGGCTTGGAAATCAGATAGAGCGCCTTTATGGGCGCCGACGCTTCTTCGTGCTGTTCATTTTTAGCGGTATCTGCGGCAACCTCTTAAGTTTTCTGAAGCAACCAGCGCCATCGCTGGGCGCATCGGGAGCTCTGTTCGGGTTGATCGGAGCTGGAATTATTTTTCCTATTCGCTATCCTAAACTTATTTCACCCAAGGCACGTAAAGCGATTCTCACGCAACTGATTTGGATTACCGTTCTCAACTTAGGGCTCAGTTTAGCTCCTGGCATCGATCTTTGGGCACATGTGGGGGGATTGATAGGTGGGGGATTTTTAGCCCTCTTTCTCATGCCAGCACTGCTTGACCCACGACCAGTTAACCTTTGGCGCGAGCGGGTGCTTTCTCTGATCACAGCGGGCACGGTGCTGCTCTGTCTACTTAGCGGTGGGTTGGAATGGCGCGTGGCTACGAAGTTGTCCCAACGCGAGTCGCTTGTAACCTATGTGTCGTCCTCTAACAACCCTTGGTGGAGTTTTAGAGTACCCAAAAGTTGGCGGCCGATCGCGCTGCAGCAAGGCTCTAAGACCGTTCTGGTATCCCCGCAGGGCGAGCAGCTCTTGGTGACCGAGAGGCTTGGCGCCTCGCCCGTGCAAGATTTCATGGCGTTATGGCCGCAGCAGGTGCAGCCACAAAGCGGACAGGTGGCCGGAAAGCCCGCTTGGCTTGCTTTCTTGCAGTCAGGTAGTACGTATTTTGACATTTGCGTAATACAGCCGTATCCAACCGCTTTTGTGCGTTTAGTGCTCGTAGCCCCTAGTGCGATGGCTTCAAAAGCTCATGCAGACTTCCTCCGAATTCTTAAAACGGTGGAGTTTCACCATCAGCCTTGA
- a CDS encoding ABC transporter permease, which yields MSIQIASMEGTVQKQVHLPFSTAWHISLQSIRTRLGRTMITASGILLGIAFFSAVITGRLFPMHEQGAAAVAARDRQIWLAIMALLVCFVGIMNSMLMSVTERFKEIGTMKCLGALNRFIITIFMIEAALMGIGASVLGWFLGWVSIVLVHLVTDGVHAFGMGFWSGTVKQALLTIALGVGITLVAAIWPSVRAAGMPPAVALRTEV from the coding sequence ATGAGCATACAGATTGCCAGTATGGAAGGGACGGTACAAAAGCAGGTTCATCTGCCGTTTAGTACGGCATGGCATATCAGTTTACAATCCATTCGTACCCGTTTGGGACGCACGATGATCACGGCTAGTGGTATTCTCCTAGGGATAGCGTTCTTCAGTGCGGTGATCACGGGGCGTCTTTTCCCAATGCACGAGCAGGGAGCTGCTGCCGTTGCCGCACGCGACCGCCAAATATGGTTGGCTATCATGGCGCTTTTAGTCTGTTTTGTAGGGATCATGAACAGCATGTTGATGTCGGTGACGGAGCGCTTTAAAGAGATCGGCACAATGAAGTGTCTTGGCGCCCTCAATCGGTTCATTATTACCATTTTCATGATCGAAGCGGCCTTAATGGGCATAGGCGCTTCCGTTCTAGGGTGGTTTCTCGGCTGGGTTTCCATTGTTTTAGTGCACCTTGTGACGGATGGCGTGCACGCGTTTGGCATGGGCTTTTGGAGCGGCACTGTAAAGCAGGCCCTGCTAACCATCGCGCTTGGAGTGGGTATTACGCTCGTCGCGGCCATATGGCCCTCAGTGCGTGCAGCTGGAATGCCTCCGGCGGTGGCTTTACGCACAGAAGTTTAG
- a CDS encoding ABC transporter ATP-binding protein, producing MAHEYVVRTRGLVKEFRMGDEVVRALNGVDLDIRRGEYLSIMGPSGSGKSTLFNAIGGLDKPDSGSVFINDVDMAQLDARELAYLRCHTIGYIFQTFNLLPSMTALENVALPTVFAGMTTDEGIERAIEMLNKVGLGHRLHHRPSQLSGGQQQRVAIARALVNNPSIVLADEPTGNLDLKTGEEIIHLLRELNQKEGVTIISATHDYKMIDVSDRIVWIRDGKISKIEERADVKVSVGELEGVGQEL from the coding sequence ATGGCACATGAGTATGTCGTGCGAACACGAGGTTTGGTGAAAGAGTTTCGTATGGGCGATGAGGTAGTTAGGGCGCTGAATGGCGTGGACCTCGATATTCGACGAGGGGAGTATCTCTCCATTATGGGGCCTTCAGGGTCCGGTAAATCCACGCTATTTAACGCGATAGGAGGGTTGGATAAGCCCGATAGCGGCTCTGTTTTTATCAACGACGTGGATATGGCCCAATTAGACGCCCGCGAGCTAGCCTACTTACGCTGCCACACGATAGGTTATATTTTTCAGACATTTAACTTGCTTCCTTCTATGACCGCCTTGGAGAATGTTGCTCTACCCACCGTGTTTGCGGGTATGACCACTGATGAGGGCATCGAACGGGCCATTGAGATGCTTAACAAGGTGGGGCTAGGGCATCGTTTGCACCACAGGCCTTCACAGCTATCGGGTGGCCAGCAGCAGCGTGTTGCCATTGCGCGTGCCTTGGTGAACAACCCCTCCATTGTTCTAGCCGACGAGCCAACGGGCAATCTTGACCTAAAGACGGGAGAGGAGATCATTCATCTATTACGGGAGCTGAACCAAAAAGAAGGGGTAACGATCATCTCGGCGACACATGACTATAAAATGATAGATGTTTCCGATAGAATCGTCTGGATTAGGGACGGTAAAATATCTAAGATCGAGGAACGCGCTGACGTGAAAGTGAGCGTTGGAGAGCTAGAGGGCGTGGGCCAGGAGCTTTAA
- the cysS gene encoding cysteine--tRNA ligase: MKLFLFNTMSRRKEEFIPIAPPKVGMYCCGPTVYNYAHIGNLRTYIFEDILRRTLEFNGYQVLHVMNITDVGHMTTDADAGDDKMEVAARRENRSPWEIARFYEAAFFKDTERLNILRPHITPRATEHIPEMIALIQRLEAAGYTYRTKEGVYFDTSKCPDYGKLARLDLSSQRTARPEVVEDETKRNPSDFMLWFTNKPNHIMQWESPWGRGYPGWHIECSAMSMKYLGEEFDIHCGGVDHIPVHHTNEIAQSECATGHTFVHYWLHGEFLLMNREKISKSKGGSINTLQSLIDEGYDPLVYRYFCLQAHYRAELNFSLEALDAARSGLRRIYSLRPDDDPLRNDEAAFEEAKQRVHEAINDDLGIPEAVGLLNTYDSYRLWTTFDAILGLKIAERAQRGEEELPEEVKQLIEQRNAARREKRWAESDAIRAKLIAMGYEVGDGPQGTTVRKRPV, from the coding sequence ATGAAACTGTTTTTGTTTAACACCATGTCGCGGCGAAAGGAGGAGTTTATCCCCATTGCGCCGCCCAAAGTAGGTATGTATTGTTGTGGCCCTACGGTCTACAACTACGCCCATATCGGTAACTTGCGCACCTATATCTTCGAAGATATTTTGCGGCGCACCTTGGAATTCAACGGCTATCAGGTACTCCATGTGATGAACATCACTGATGTGGGGCATATGACCACCGATGCCGATGCCGGAGATGATAAGATGGAGGTGGCGGCTCGGCGCGAGAACCGCTCTCCCTGGGAGATCGCCCGATTTTATGAGGCAGCCTTTTTTAAGGACACAGAGCGACTTAATATCCTGCGACCCCACATTACTCCACGCGCTACCGAGCATATCCCTGAAATGATCGCACTCATTCAGCGTCTAGAGGCCGCCGGTTACACCTATCGCACAAAGGAAGGAGTCTACTTTGACACCTCCAAATGCCCCGACTACGGCAAATTGGCTCGCCTAGACCTCAGCAGCCAGCGGACAGCACGGCCTGAAGTAGTAGAGGACGAAACGAAACGAAATCCCTCTGATTTTATGCTCTGGTTTACGAATAAGCCTAATCATATTATGCAGTGGGAAAGCCCTTGGGGAAGAGGATATCCGGGGTGGCATATCGAGTGCTCGGCAATGTCTATGAAGTATCTTGGTGAAGAGTTCGACATTCATTGTGGGGGAGTAGACCATATCCCTGTGCATCATACGAATGAGATCGCCCAAAGCGAGTGCGCTACCGGGCATACCTTTGTTCACTACTGGCTTCATGGTGAGTTTTTGTTGATGAATCGGGAGAAGATATCTAAATCCAAGGGGGGCTCTATCAACACGCTGCAATCACTGATTGATGAGGGCTACGATCCACTGGTCTATCGTTACTTCTGCTTACAGGCTCATTATCGAGCTGAGTTAAACTTTTCGTTGGAGGCTCTCGATGCTGCCCGTTCCGGGCTGCGACGCATCTACTCTCTCCGTCCCGACGATGACCCGTTGCGCAACGATGAGGCAGCTTTTGAGGAGGCTAAACAGCGGGTACATGAGGCCATCAACGACGACCTTGGGATACCAGAAGCGGTGGGCCTATTGAACACGTACGATAGCTACCGGCTTTGGACTACGTTTGATGCGATTCTCGGCTTGAAAATAGCCGAGCGTGCGCAACGTGGCGAGGAGGAGCTTCCGGAAGAGGTCAAGCAGCTCATCGAACAGCGGAATGCGGCACGTAGAGAGAAACGCTGGGCTGAATCCGACGCCATTCGAGCGAAGCTGATCGCCATGGGCTACGAAGTAGGGGATGGCCCTCAAGGCACCACGGTGCGGAAACGGCCGGTTTAA
- a CDS encoding D-2-hydroxyacid dehydrogenase → MSRTLIWIYLEPDDADAQAFWHALEPYSDIQKRIELVFGRTNVPESVVHEAEVFVCGGVPEDTLKRAERLRWVSFWSAGLDGKVPSWLLKRGVQITNASGVHGPNIAEHVLGMMIYFTRRFDFYLRAQWSRRWERTPPNRLPGELSGQTLGILGFGRIGEALAVRAHAFGMRVIAVKRDPNRRYDATVQPDRLYGLEGLPEVLSEADHVCVALPYTEQTHHLIDRERLSQMRSSAYLYNIARGKIVDEVALIEALQQGTIAGAGLDVFEEEPLPADSPLWTMANVFLTPHVSGVTPHYFVRFAQLFVANLERYLEGKSLLNGYEPQRGY, encoded by the coding sequence GTGAGCCGAACCCTCATTTGGATCTATTTAGAGCCTGATGATGCCGATGCACAGGCCTTTTGGCACGCCTTGGAGCCCTATTCCGATATCCAAAAGAGAATAGAGCTTGTCTTTGGACGCACGAACGTGCCAGAGTCGGTGGTGCATGAGGCAGAGGTGTTTGTTTGCGGCGGAGTTCCAGAAGATACTCTAAAACGTGCAGAGCGATTGCGTTGGGTGAGTTTTTGGAGTGCTGGACTCGACGGCAAAGTACCTTCATGGTTGTTAAAACGCGGGGTGCAGATTACCAATGCGAGCGGCGTGCACGGCCCTAACATCGCTGAGCATGTTCTGGGCATGATGATCTACTTTACGCGTCGCTTCGATTTTTACCTCCGCGCCCAATGGTCTCGACGTTGGGAGCGAACTCCACCCAATAGGCTACCGGGGGAACTGAGTGGGCAGACACTGGGCATTCTAGGGTTTGGGCGTATCGGAGAGGCGCTAGCAGTACGTGCCCATGCCTTTGGAATGCGGGTTATAGCGGTAAAACGCGATCCGAACAGGCGTTATGATGCCACAGTCCAGCCAGATAGGCTGTATGGGCTAGAAGGGCTTCCCGAAGTGCTCTCCGAGGCCGATCACGTTTGTGTGGCTTTGCCTTATACAGAGCAGACGCATCACTTAATAGATCGGGAGCGATTGTCGCAGATGCGCTCCTCAGCCTACCTATACAATATCGCTCGGGGAAAGATCGTAGACGAGGTCGCTTTGATCGAGGCGTTACAACAGGGCACTATTGCGGGAGCTGGGTTAGATGTGTTTGAAGAAGAGCCACTCCCTGCAGATAGCCCTTTGTGGACGATGGCGAACGTGTTCCTTACTCCCCATGTAAGCGGAGTAACTCCCCACTACTTCGTGCGTTTTGCCCAACTGTTTGTGGCGAATTTGGAGCGCTATCTGGAAGGCAAGTCGCTGTTGAACGGATACGAACCGCAGCGTGGATACTAG